From the genome of Capsicum annuum cultivar UCD-10X-F1 chromosome 4, UCD10Xv1.1, whole genome shotgun sequence:
TTATCCATGAAGCAATGCGTTATTCCCTTCTCGCCGGCGGCAAACGGGTCCGGCCAATGCTTTGTCTGGCCGCCTGTGAACTCGTCGGCGGCAACCAGGAAAACGCCATGGCCGCCGCTTGCGCCGTCGAGATGATCCACACTATGTCACTCATTCACGATGATTTACCTTGTATGGACAACGACGACCTCCGCCGCGGAAAACCTACCAACCACAAAATCTACGGCGAGGACGTCGCCGTCCTCGCCGGAGACTCCCTCCTCGCCTTCGCCTTCGAACACATTGTCAACTCCACGGCCGGAGTCACCCCGTCCAGAATCGTAGGCGCTGTTGCGGAGTTAGCTAAGTCCATCGGAACCGAAGGACTGGTCGCCGGACAAGTAGCAGACATAAAATGCACCGGCAACGCTAGCGTCTCTCTAGAAACGCTGGAATTCATCCACGTACACAAAACGGCAGCTCTCCTAGAATCCTCCGTCGTACTCGGCGCAATACTCGGCGGCGGCACGAATGTCGAGGTGGAGAAGCTACGGAGGTTTGCCAGATGCATCGGATTACTATTTCAAGTAGTTGATGACATACTTGACGTGACGAAGTCGTCAGAGGAGCTCGGAAAAACTGCTGGGAAAGATTTGGTTGTCGATAAGACGACGTATCCAAAATTGTTGGGATTAGAAAAGGCTAAGGAATTTGCGGCGGAGCTTAATCGGGAAGCGAAGCAACAGCTGGAAGGGTTTGATTCGCGCAAAGCTGCTCCGTTGATTGCATTGGCTGATTATATTGCTTATCGTGATAATTAGGAAATAGTAATATTATGGAATGAATGTGCTAATTCTTCATTTGATTTACCTAATGGAAATGAAGGTGATCGATCTATTAATGAATCAATTGCTTATCTTGTTGATACAAATTGGAGTCTTAAATTCGTAATTATATATTACGACTTTCAGTGTGCTTATGTTGGTAATATTCTTTGAAGTAAAATTATCCACGACTTATTTATTCCATCTTTCATCATGGCATACCCCTAGGAGGTTCATCCGATGAACCCTTTTGATGAAAAAGTATACTAtattacatgattaaaattattgtttatgtatatataatagatgtcaAACCCCTTTTGCTAGTTCGTATATTCACTTGTGAAACCCCTCGGTATCAATCCTGACTTCGTCACTGATACCCCTTCCATCTCATTTTATGTAACGACATTTGACTTAATATGACATTAGAGGGAAAAAAAGCAACTTTTGAAATCTATGATCTAAAACAATACTTAGATATTTGTATAGTTGCTAAGTCAttgaattttaaagttaaattatttctaactatagtaaaataatattcttttgtaggtgaacaaaaaagaaaagcgcaccacataaaatgagatggaggaaaaataaattaattcataACGTATATAGATTTGTTAGTTATGAACGACAACGAAATATCTTACCTTTGTGTGGTGAATTTTTATACATAGCAATGAAAATgctaataaatatgatattattagtgATATTTGCTTTAAATACATGAATAAATGTCCCAATTGATGGACCACAAGATGATGGGGTGATTTGAGCCACATTATTTCAATGTTTTTTCtgatagaaagaaaaaattatagttCACGAATTAATTTTaacttcattttattataatagaAAAGAAGTAAAAGTGGCTGAAATGAAGATCTTATAATATATAGATGGCTAGATTGAGTCATAGCTTCTACATTTATAATTTGGAGATTGTAAATTAATGACCAAACACCATACTCattacaacaacaaaataccaatgtgatcaatattattattattattatttttgtgttggGGTTTAGTGAACAATTTTAAACCGCATAAATTCAAATTAATAATAAAGTCACCCGAATACTCACCACTATACTACAACGACCTTGTTGTTAGGAGGATCCTTCAGATATAAAAAGTTCCTTTGTACTATGTCCACAAATTATACGAATCTTCAACACTTCGCTTTGCCGTCTTAAAATGCTTCTTGTATCTTTTATTTGTATGTCTCTTAAAAGACATTAATTAGAAAGACAATTTCACTGTTTTTTTATCCTTATTCATGTCGTATCAGATATAATCTCTCTTcgttaaatatttatt
Proteins encoded in this window:
- the LOC107867046 gene encoding geranylgeranyl pyrophosphate synthase, chloroplastic, whose amino-acid sequence is MRSMNLVDLWAQQACLVFNQTLSYKSFNGFMKIPLKNSKINPKLNKKRPFSPLTVSAIATTKEDERIEAAQTEEPFNFKIYVTEKAISVNKALDEAIIVKEPHVIHEAMRYSLLAGGKRVRPMLCLAACELVGGNQENAMAAACAVEMIHTMSLIHDDLPCMDNDDLRRGKPTNHKIYGEDVAVLAGDSLLAFAFEHIVNSTAGVTPSRIVGAVAELAKSIGTEGLVAGQVADIKCTGNASVSLETLEFIHVHKTAALLESSVVLGAILGGGTNVEVEKLRRFARCIGLLFQVVDDILDVTKSSEELGKTAGKDLVVDKTTYPKLLGLEKAKEFAAELNREAKQQLEGFDSRKAAPLIALADYIAYRDN